One Plasmodium coatneyi strain Hackeri chromosome 14, complete sequence genomic window carries:
- a CDS encoding Hydroxyethylthiazole kinase codes for MIRWKAFSKVRHFSGLTKVVNLREHQDEIISCIEKVKVVNPLVHCITNRVTTEKVANSLLAFGSSPAMIDNPKEVEQFAQISSCTYFNLGLHTSQVDNVQVLEKMRQEKKKEDFTLIIDPIAVGATQYRTDLIKDIIVKCKPNVIKGNVAEIYYLDKGEFLGKGVDSNSTSAQSDIIASARNVALKYNCAVVVTSKADIIVSPCSKYVSQINCDLKILTKITGSGCSVGALCAAATAVIPQNPFIACTAATLIYKLAAFKAYEKETGPGTLSHKIIDNIYFYSNNPHFMNFQIVDVYAGS; via the coding sequence ATGATTCGGTGGAAGGCTTTCTCTAAAGTGAGGCACTTTTCCGGTCTCACCAAAGTAGTAAATTTGAGAGAGCACCAAGATGAGATAATCAGCTGCATAGAAAAGGTCAAAGTGGTGAACCCACTGGTGCATTGCATTACAAACAGAGTAACAACGGAAAAGGTGGCAAACAGTTTGCTAGCATTTGGTTCTTCTCCAGCCATGATTGACAACCCAAAGGAAGTGGAACAATTTGCACAAATATCCTCCTGTACCTACTTCAACCTAGGTTTGCACACAAGTCAAGTGGATAACGTACAAGTgctggaaaaaatgagacaggaaaaaaagaaggaagactttaCTCTGATAATCGACCCAATAGCCGTAGGGGCAACACAGTACAGGACAGACCTAATCAAAGACATCATTGTTAAGTGCAAGCCAAATGTCATTAAAGGAAATGTAGCTGAAATATATTACCTAGATAAAGGAGAGTTTTTAGGAAAAGGGGTAGATAGCAACAGTACTTCAGCACAAAGTGATATAATTGCTAGTGCAAGGAATGTTGCTTTGAAATATAACTGTGCAGTTGTAGTCACGTCGAAAGCAGATATCATTGTTAGCCCCTGCTCAAAATATGTATCCCAAATTAATTGcgatttaaaaattttgacaaaaATTACCGGCTCGGGGTGTTCAGTTGGTGCACTGTGCGCTGCCGCAACTGCGGTTATTCCTCAGAACCCCTTTATAGCATGCACGGCTGCCACGCTGATTTACAAGTTGGCCGCTTTTAAGGCTTACGAAAAGGAGACAGGCCCAGGTACACTCAGCCATAAAATAATTGACAACATTTACTTTTATTCCAACAACCCGCACTTTATGAATTTTCAAATTGTGGACGTGTATGCGGGGAGCTGA